DNA sequence from the Micromonas commoda chromosome 7, complete sequence genome:
GGGCTAACATCATTTCAAAAACAACGCCGAGTTTTGAATTTATTTGGACGCGTGCTTGGGTTATTCTTGAGTCGTGGAGACCAGGGAGAAACGGTCACTGGAACCTGACTGGCACGCAGTGGCGGAAAAGGTAATTTTGTGTCCAGTTGGGGCGACCTGACAGACGACGATCGGGAGCTGCGGAGAAGGGGGCCACTGTAGCTGGACGCAGCCCGCCATGTCGGAACCACAGGATgacctcccgcgcgcgcacaTCAAGAGGATCGTGAAGGCTAAGCTGACAGCGCTCATGAACGAGGGGGGACCCGACGCCAAGGGCAACAAGGCCCCCGACGGGCACGTCCAGAAggaggcgctgctcgcgttcggcgagTGCGCCAAGATCTTCATCCACATCCTGACCTCCACCGCGAACGACATATGCCGCGACGGGAAGAGGCAGACGATCAGCGTGGACGACGTGTTCAAAGctgtcgaggagctcgagttTGGGGAGTTCGGCGAGCCCCTGAAGGAGGCTCTGGCAGGTgagacccgcgcccgcccgcgtgCCCACTGCGCCCGATCCTCTCCCGCCCACCTTTCCTCTGCGCGAGTCGCCTCGCATCGGTGCAAATTCTCTGACGCTCTCTCCCATTTCTTCACACGACGCAGCGTTCaagaaggacgcggcggcgaagtcgGCCAAgaggaacgacgccgcgaccaaGAAGCGtaaggcggaggaggacgatgCGGCAGGAGAAGGGGAGGAAGACgcagaggaggaggccgacgaggaggctgctGAGGGCGCTTGAGTGGAACTTGGCACGCACGACATGTAAAACACGAGCGAAGAAACAATTACAAATCTTACCGACGCAAACCCGTCCTTGTGTCCGAGAGGTTTCTGCGCGGTACAAGGAATCTCACCCCGTCCGCCACTTGTATGAGCTCATCGCGTCCTCAAGCAACTTAATCCTCTTCGCGATCTCCTCTTGCTGCCCCTTGAGCTTTCCGACCGCAGCTGCCCGTTCCGCGTCGGTGTTTGCCAGCTGTTCCCTGAGCGTCGCCTCCACGGTCTGATAcctcgccttcctcgccgcctccagctgCATGGCTGCGTCATCCGCCttggtcgcgccgccgtcgtccctgTAGTCAAAGAGGTTATCCCACTTGGTGTCAAGTCTCTTGAGCGCCTTCTTCAGTGGGGTCGCCGTGTACAGCACGCCAGCCCTCTGTTCGACGAGGCCCTCCCGAAGAAGTTTGACCATGGCGCCCTCCACGTCGAAATCGATCTTGAGACGGAAACGATCGTACAGCTCGTACTCGCACTTCGCGTCAATCTCCTTGAGCGTCATGCTCTTCCCGTTTGCAGCCAGGACAGCGTACGAAAGGATCATCTCCTTGCACTCCTGATCTTCCATCGATTCCATAAGATGCATCAGCATGCCCGTCTGGCTGTTGGCGCTCTTCGCCTGGAGTTCCTTGGCCATCATTCCCGTGTATCGCGTCTGCGCAGCCATGAGCGCGGTGACAGACTGCGCCACCTTGCCGCCGAGAACGGAGATGAGCGTGATGACCTCCTTGGTCCAACCTCCCGTCATGAGGGTCCAAAGAAAGGTGATGATGGCGATAATCGCGAGCGTCACGTTTATCAGCATGTCCTTGAACTTCACCGTGACGTTCACCTCGGGGAAGATCATCTCCAGGTCCGCCATGGGAATGTCGTGGAAGGACTTGAGGATGAGGGGTCCGACTCCGCCGGGGCCAGCCTGACGGTCCTCCACCGGTTTGGCCATGCGATACAAGAGCACGACCTCCTTGAACGTTGGCTCTTGAAGCTCCATGGTCTTGAAGAGGTTCTTGAGAATCGCCAGGGGATTTGGCAGCAAACGGCGAAGAGTTCGACGCTCGATGACCGTGACGTCATGCCTCTCCTCCTCAATCAACCCCTTGCCAGCGCCGTCCTTCTTGACCATCGCAGTGCGTTTCTTTCCTACACCGCCTAGGGACGCGAACACCGTCTTGGGCCTGCCTACGATTGCCAGCAGAGGCTCCATGATGCACATCTCCAGGAACATCTCGACCTTCTCCATGATGAACATGCCCTTTGCCTTCGCCACGCCATTGCCACGCTTGAACAgcaaggcggcgtcggcaaaTTGGGTCAGGCCCTCGCTCAGAGCGGGATTCTGCTTAAGAAAGGTACCAAGGAGTTCCTTATCGAACTTATCCCAGGCGATGTCGCACGGCAGCGTGAACATGAAATCCTCCGCTTTCGCCAGCTCCCATTCCTTCTGCGTCAACAACGAAAAGTTGGCATCGGCCAAGAGCGTGCAAAAGTCGCTCACGAAGTCCACAGACACGTCCAGAAACTCCGAGGGGGTCATCTTACTTTCCTTCATCACGTCTATGAGCGCCTCGTTGTCGTCTTGGTGCGCCGTCACGATGTCGAAGTTGCGCTTCAACTTGTCGCGTGACTCGAGGTACTCGAAATGGAAGAGGAGCCGAATGATCCGCATGAAGTCGCTGAGCCCTTTTCGCTCAGCCTCGGGcatgagctccttggcgaTTTCCTTAACGAAGTTCATCCCCAGTGGAATGAACGCGGAGTTCCTTATCTCCGTCTTGTTGTCATCCTGCTTCATGGATAGAGGAAGTCGGGAATGTCAGCATATTACGGCTGAAGGGTGTTTCGGGTACAATCAGATACgcttcgtacgaaggtaaatTTCGGGCCGTCTGCTCACCGTTTCCTCGGCCATCTCGCCTTGTTTCTGTGAGGGGTTGCGCAAGCGAGTGTGCACCTCGGCACAATGCGATGGTATTTCAAAGGAAAGCTCGCCGTGACGCCCCGAAGTatgacgccgtcgtggaTCTACCGGCGAATTCGATCGATTTTCCTTTTTGATACCGACCACACGGCAGGCAGGCAAGCTGGCAAGTGATCGGTGACGTCTGATTTTCACCATCTTTTCTGTTCCTAGCGAGAAGCAGCGAGTGCGCCTAGAAAATTCGCATCTTTACAACGTTCAGAGCTCATcgaggtccaccgcggccgtGTACTCTCCCTCGTCTTCCTCCAGAAAGTCCGCGCGCGTGTATTCGTGCCGGAAAcctccgcgctcctcccggaAGCGGCGAAACGCGCGAAGGCCGAAAAAGGCGCCGACACCCACCCCTCCGAGCCCGACGAGCCAGAGAAAGAACGACAGGACCCTGCGACCGCGGTTTGGTCCGCGTACCTTCCCTTCGCTCGGTATCTCCGGGACGTTCTTGTCCCGGGACAGAAAcccggcgtccaccagcaACCCCTCGGGCCCAATCAACCACCCCCAGACGCCGTCGATGAgtgcgacgccgaggtgttCCTCCACGAAGGTTGGGATCTCGTTGTTGTCCGAGCACCAGCCGCACGTGTCTCCGATCAAGGCGTTTGGGTCCTTCGGGCAGTGTCCCGAGAACCCCGGTTCCGTCTCGTCCGCGTAAAGGTCGCACAAGGGCGTGTCCTTGACCTGCGCCAAGAGCTGCTCGTAGGAAATTCCctcgggaggcgcgggcagGATGTTCTTCGTCTTGTTCGAAGCGAGCACCTGGCCGATTGTGATCTTCCGACCGCACCCGCACGATGATGTGATGGCCTCGCAGTACCTCCTGCACGGGGCGACCAGCGCGAGTGTCTTGACGAGGTTGGGAACCTCTTTTGcaaccgcgtcggcgatgttGTCCCCGTCAATCTGCCCTTGGACGATCCTCTGCAGCGGAGGGACGATGGCGAGCTCGATGTGGTCCTGGAACGACCCACACGGCGGCACGGTCTGCGCGCAGTACAGATCCTTCAAGTTCGCGTTGCACCCGTCGCACATCGTAGCCTTCTGTGCCTCAACCTCCGCTTCGAGCTCCGACGTCGGGTCCTCGTCCTGCTCCGCTAACGCGCCGCGGTAGAACGCGCAGTCCACCTTGAGTGGGTAGTTGACGCAGGAGTGGGCGAACTTCGAGCTGGGGTCGAGATCTATGCAGCTTTCCCTACCACCGAAGACGTCGCACTTCGTCACCCCACTGTCCACCATCTGCTGCCCGAAGAGGCGGAGCATCGCCCTCTGGGTGTCGGCGTCGAGTGAACCGAGTTGTTCGAGCCACCTCAGCACCTCGGAGAGGTCGCTCAGGTCGGGCGAAgacaccgcgacgacgcccccggtgGCGAAGAACAACAAGAGTCCGAAtagcgccgcgatcgcgacgcgcgggttccaCGCGCCCATCTCGACCGCGTGCTTTGCCGTTGGGGGTAGTGGCGAGGCATTCCGCCCTTTATCCCCAAAAACTTGGGCTCGTCCTGGATGCTGACATTATTTTGAACGTCCGGGCTTGGTCGAGGTCTCGACGCTCCCTTCGCCATGTTTGGAAAGATGTTCGGAGGGGACAAGGCTCCCGGCGGTGGAATGGGCACGGGCATGGGGatgggaggcggcggaaTGGGGGGCATGGGGGCGGGAGGCGCGCcggccgggggcgggggtggagGAGGCTTCGCGCTCAGCCCCGAGGAGGTCAAGGAGGCGTTCAGGGAGTTCGACCTCGACAAGAACGGTTTCGTAggggcggcggagattgcgCACGTTCTGCAGAGTATGGGAGAGAAGGCGActgacgacgaggtggacgagatGATCCTCATGGCCGacctggacggcgacggtcagATCAGCTTCGACGAGTTTTTCAAGCTCATCAACTCCTTCCAGGGGATGCCTCCTCCCCCCAACGCGTCTATGGGGGGCGGGATGGGAGGCGCACAGCAGTCTATGGGGATGGGTGGCGCGCAGTTCCAgccccccccgcccggcAACCCCGTAGCGGACATGGAGTCGTTCCAGAAGTCCCACGGACTCAACAACGAGGCGCTGAAGAAAATCTACAAGCAGTTCCTGGCCATCGACCAGGACAAGTCCGGCATGGTGGACATCAACGAGTTCTGCCGCCTGTTGCGCGTCGAGCGCTCTCCTTTCGTGGAGAGGCTGTTTTCCATGTTCGACAGCGACCGCACCGGGCTCATAGATCTCAAAGAATTCGTCGTTGGCCTGTCCAACGTGGGcacggaggcgcgggagaaCAAGGTCAAGTTCGCGTTCCAGGTGTTCGATCTGGACGGATCTGGCTCCATTGACTCATCGGAACTCCGGAAGATCGTCAAGGCGACTAACATGGCGAGCGAGAAGCAGCTCAACAGGAAGGTGGAGTGGCTCATGAAGCAGTGCGACactgacggcgacgggcaaATCTCCTTTGACGAGTTCGTCAACCTCTCCAAGAAGTTCCCAAATATCGTCTTTCCGGCGTACTCGCTGGCGAGCGGTTTGGGTGGACTCACAGGTGGGAAGTGACGAAGGGCTTCGTAGATATTTTAGCAGGACGCTgtacgcgtcgcccgcggaccCCGAGCTGCGGTGTGTAAGAAGAGTAACGAACTATTTAAATGAATTTCCAGCTACCCGGCGCACATCACTCAGTTCCAAACGCGcgatcccccgcgtcgccgaggccggggaTGATGTATCCCTGGTCGTTcagctcctcgtcgatcATGGCTGCGTACACCCTGAGCCCGGGGTACTTGTCAGAGAGGACGCTGAGCGCGGTTGggcacgcgacgacgcagacgATGCGGATGTTTTTCaccagggcgccgcggctgaggcACTCCTCGATGGCCTGCACGATGGTCCCGCCCGTGGCCAGCATGGGGTCGGAGATGAGCACCCGCTGACCCTCGGCGAACTGCTTGGGCAGCTTGTTCAGGTACATCTTGGCCTCCAGtgtctcctcgtcgcggacgaacCCGAGGTGGTAAGTGACAGACGCCGGGAGCACCGTCTTGCACTCCTCCAGGAGCACGAGGCCGGCGCGAAGCACGggcaccaccgcgacgggctGCCCGGGATCCACCATCTCCACCTGGGCTGTCGCCATCG
Encoded proteins:
- a CDS encoding predicted protein, producing the protein MSEPQDDLPRAHIKRIVKAKLTALMNEGGPDAKGNKAPDGHVQKEALLAFGECAKIFIHILTSTANDICRDGKRQTISVDDVFKAVEELEFGEFGEPLKEALAAFKKDAAAKSAKRNDAATKKRKAEEDDAAGEGEEDAEEEADEEAAEGA
- a CDS encoding predicted protein, encoding MNFVKEIAKELMPEAERKGLSDFMRIIRLLFHFEYLESRDKLKRNFDIVTAHQDDNEALIDVMKESKMTPSEFLDVSVDFVSDFCTLLADANFSLLTQKEWELAKAEDFMFTLPCDIAWDKFDKELLGTFLKQNPALSEGLTQFADAALLFKRGNGVAKAKGMFIMEKVEMFLEMCIMEPLLAIVGRPKTVFASLGGVGKKRTAMVKKDGAGKGLIEEERHDVTVIERRTLRRLLPNPLAILKNLFKTMELQEPTFKEVVLLYRMAKPVEDRQAGPGGVGPLILKSFHDIPMADLEMIFPEVNVTVKFKDMLINVTLAIIAIITFLWTLMTGGWTKEVITLISVLGGKVAQSVTALMAAQTRYTGMMAKELQAKSANSQTGMLMHLMESMEDQECKEMILSYAVLAANGKSMTLKEIDAKCEYELYDRFRLKIDFDVEGAMVKLLREGLVEQRAGVLYTATPLKKALKRLDTKWDNLFDYRDDGGATKADDAAMQLEAARKARYQTVEATLREQLANTDAERAAAVGKLKGQQEEIAKRIKLLEDAMSSYKWRTG
- a CDS encoding predicted protein; the encoded protein is MGAWNPRVAIAALFGLLLFFATGGVVAVSSPDLSDLSEVLRWLEQLGSLDADTQRAMLRLFGQQMVDSGVTKCDVFGGRESCIDLDPSSKFAHSCVNYPLKVDCAFYRGALAEQDEDPTSELEAEVEAQKATMCDGCNANLKDLYCAQTVPPCGSFQDHIELAIVPPLQRIVQGQIDGDNIADAVAKEVPNLVKTLALVAPCRRYCEAITSSCGCGRKITIGQVLASNKTKNILPAPPEGISYEQLLAQVKDTPLCDLYADETEPGFSGHCPKDPNALIGDTCGWCSDNNEIPTFVEEHLGVALIDGVWGWLIGPEGLLVDAGFLSRDKNVPEIPSEGKVRGPNRGRRVLSFFLWLVGLGGVGVGAFFGLRAFRRFREERGGFRHEYTRADFLEEDEGEYTAAVDLDEL
- a CDS encoding predicted protein — its product is MFGKMFGGDKAPGGGMGTGMGMGGGGMGGMGAGGAPAGGGGGGGFALSPEEVKEAFREFDLDKNGFVGAAEIAHVLQSMGEKATDDEVDEMILMADLDGDGQISFDEFFKLINSFQGMPPPPNASMGGGMGGAQQSMGMGGAQFQPPPPGNPVADMESFQKSHGLNNEALKKIYKQFLAIDQDKSGMVDINEFCRLLRVERSPFVERLFSMFDSDRTGLIDLKEFVVGLSNVGTEARENKVKFAFQVFDLDGSGSIDSSELRKIVKATNMASEKQLNRKVEWLMKQCDTDGDGQISFDEFVNLSKKFPNIVFPAYSLASGLGGLTGGK
- a CDS encoding predicted protein, with translation MLVFVPPHPLINHWLGIARNAMTPPAIFRSTLGELGRLLVYECVRDWLPTFTAEVEGPMATAQVEMVDPGQPVAVVPVLRAGLVLLEECKTVLPASVTYHLGFVRDEETLEAKMYLNKLPKQFAEGQRVLISDPMLATGGTIVQAIEECLSRGALVKNIRIVCVVACPTALSVLSDKYPGLRVYAAMIDEELNDQGYIIPGLGDAGDRAFGTE